The genomic window GGCCGCCGTGCGGATCGAGGGTCGCGGTCGCGAACGGCCCGGCGGCGGCGGTGACACCCGCGGCGTGCGCGGAGGCGGCGAGTCCCCCGCCGCCGGAGCCCGCGCGCCCCGCGTCGAACCGCGCGACCAGGTGCGCGCCGTGCTGGCCCGCGAAGGCCCGGTCGAACGGGCCGTCGGAGGCGACCAGCAGCGATCCGCCGAGCACCGAGACGGTCACCGCCATCATGGTCGCCAGCCCCGTCACCGCGCTCTGGACCCGGCGCCGCCGCACCCCGGAGCGCACCACCCTGCCGAGGCCGCTCATCGGGCCACCGCCCCGGTGGCGTCGCCGGCGCCCCGACCGTCGGCCGTGGTCACGTCGCCCGCGACCCGGCCGTCGGCGAGCGTGACGGTGCGGGTCGCGCAGGCCTGCGCCAGGGTCAGGTCATGGGTGACCGTGACGATCGTCTGGCCGTCCGCGTGCAGCTCGTTGAGCAGCGCCTTGACCTCCTCGCCGGCGGCGGAGTCCAGCGCGCCGGTCGGCTCGTCGGCCAGCAGCAGCGCCGGCCGGTTCATCAACGCCCTCGCCACGGCGACCCGTTGGCGCTCGCCGCCGGACAGCCGGGCCGGCCGGGCCGCGGCGTGCCGGGCGATGCCGAGCGCGTCGAGCAGTTCGGCCGCCCGCCGCCGCGCCTCGCCCCGCGCCAGGCCGGCCAACTCGGCCGGCAGCACCACGTTGTCGGCGACCGTCAGATCGTCCAGCAGGTTGAAGAACTGGAAGACCATGCCGATCCTGGCCCGCCGGTAGCGCGCCGAGGCGGCCTCGCCCAGCTGGTCCACCCGCACGCCGTCCACCGTGACGGTGCCCGAACTGGGCCGGTCGAGACCGGCGATCAGGTTGAGCAGCGTGGACTTGCCGCTGCCGGAGGGTCCGAGGATCGCCACCGACTCCCCGGCCCGCACGGTCAGCGACACCTCGTCCAGCGCCGCGCGCCCCTGGTCGTAACAGCGACTGACACCGCTCAGTTCGATCACCGGTGTGGTGGTCATCGTCGTCTCCCTCGACACGTCCGTCCGCCGGCCTGGCGGCCACCACGAAGGTAGGAGCGGGGACGGCTGCGGCACGTCGCCCGGCCGGGGCATCTGCGCTACCGCGCCAGGCGCATGCGGCGCGGTGTCATCCTTGCGATGTAGTCGAGCGGTGCAGCGGGAAACCACACCCGGGCGGATGTACCGGGACGGCGCTCTCCCCCACAATGCTCAGGTGACGGATGATCATCTGACGAGCCCACCGGCGGCCGCACGACTGCGCGAACTGCGCGAGCTGGCCGAGCGGACCCTGGGGCCCGTCCGGCGGATCCTGCCGGGCCCGGGCGCCGCACCACCGCCCGCGCCCACCCGGCGCGCCCGGGTCTTCGACGCCGTGCTCGCGCTGGCCCTCGCCCTGGCCGGTGTCCACTACCTGATGAACCCGATGAGCAGCGGCCTCTCCGCCTGGAGCGGCTCGGCCCTGCTGGTGCCGCTCGCCGCCGTGCCGCTGGCGCTGCGCCGCCGCTACCCGCTGGCGGTGCTCTGGGCGGTGCTGGTGCTGACGCCGCCGATCCGGCACGACTCGGGCGACATCGCCTACTGCGCGGGGGTCCTCTGCATCGTCGCCGCCTACAGCGCCGCGGCCCACGGCCCGCACCGCACGGCCACGCTGGCCAGCCTGCCGGTCGCCGCCGGGGTGCTGGTGTACCTGTTCGACGGCGCCCAACTGCCGCAGTTCCCCCACGCGGTGATCGCGCTGCTGGTGCTGGTGCCGGTCTTCGCGGTGGCCTACGAGATCCGGATGTGGCGGCGCCGGGTCGACGAGGGGCACCGGCGGCTGTCCGCCCTGGAGGCCGAGCAGGTGGCGGCGCTGCAGCGCGCGGTGGAGCACGAACGCGCCCGGATCGCCCGCGAGTTGCACGACGTGGTGACGCACAACGTGAGCGTGATGGTGATCCAGACCGGCGCCGCCCGCAAGATCATGGACACCTCCCCCGAGCGGGCCCGCGAGGCGTTGCTCGCGGTGGAGACCGGGGGACGGGCGGCGATGGCCGAACTGCGCCAGGTGATGGGGCTGCTGACGATGGACAGCGACGGCGCCGCCGATCCGGCCGCGCACGCCGAGCTGGCCCCGCAGCCGGGCCTGGGCCGGCTGGAGGCCCTGGTCACCGGGGTGCGGCAGGCCGGGATGCCGGTCGAGCTGACCGTGCTGGGGCCGCGCCGCGCGGTGCCGCCGGGCGTCGAACTCGCCGCCTACCGCGTGGTGCAGGAGGCGCTGACCAACACGGTCAAGCACGCGAGCGGCGCCGCCGCCGAGGTCGTCGTCGAGTACGGCGCGGACCGGCTGCGGGTGGAGGTCTGCGACACCGGCGGACGCCCGGGCCCGTCCGCGGCCGGCGGCAACGGACGCGGACTGCTCGGCCTGCGCGAACGCCTCGCCGTCTACGGCGGTACCCTCACCAGCGGTCCCCGGGTCTCCGGCGGCTACCGCGTGCGCGCACTGATACCCCTGGAGGCGTTGTGACCGAGCCGCTGCGCGTGGTCGTCGCGGACGACCAGGCGCTGGTGCGCACCGGGTTCCGGATGATCCTGGAGTCCGAGGGCATCGAGGTGGTGGCCGAGGCGGCCACCGGCGTCGAGGCCGTCGAGGCGGTCCGCCGCACCCGGCCCGACGTGGTCCTGCTGGACATCCGGATGCCGGAGATGGACGGCCTGGAGGCGACGCGGCGGATCGTCGGCGCCGGCGCACCGGGCGGCCCGGACGGTCCCCGAGTGATCATCCTGACCACCTTCGACCTGGACCAGTACGTCTACGCGGCGCTCTCGGCGGGCGCCAGCGGCTTCCTGCTCAAGGACGTCAGCCCCGAGCACCTGGCCGGCGCCGTGCGGATGGTGCGCGGCGGCGACGCGCTGCTCGCCCCCGCCATCACCCGCCGCCTGGTCGAGCGCTTCGCCCGCAAGGACCCGGCGGCCGCGGCGGTCCACCGCGATCTGGCCGCGCTGACCCCGCGCGAGCTGGAGGTGATGGGCCTGCTGGCCCGCGGCCTGAGCAACGCCGAACTCGCCGCCCACCTCACGCTCTCCGAGGCCACCGTGAAGACGCACGTGGCCCGCATCCTGGCCAAGCTCAACCTGCGCGACCGGGCCCAGGCGGTGGTGGTCGCCTACGAGACGGGCCTGGTCAGCGTGGGCGGCGGCGCGGCGGCGGGTTAGGCCGTGTCTCACACTTCCCGCCAGGCGCGCGACGCCGGGCGCCCAACGCCGCGCGCTGATCCGACGCGAATTGTGAGACACGGCCCAGGGCCTGGGAGCGCCCCGGCCGGCCGCCGCACCGACGCTCCGTCAGCCCTTGGGCGCCGCTGCCCCGCCCGTCCCGGTGCCCGCCTGCCGGGTCACGATCGGCCACTCGTGCTGGTAGAGCTGGAACGGCAGGTCCTTCTCCAGCAGCGGGGTGCCGAGGATGGCGATCCGCGCCAGCACGTCCCCGGTGACGTTCAGCCCGCCGTACAGGCCCGCCTTGCCGTCCACGGTCGGCGTCGTCCCGCTGCCGTCCAGGGTGACCCGGCCGTTCACCGTGGCGCGCAGGTACGGCTCGATGGTGGCCTTCACGCCCAGGGCGTCGTAGAGGGCGACCGAGCCGTCGGCGACCAGGCCGGTGCGCACCGCGGCGTTGCCGGTGAAGGTGGCCCGCACCGGGGAGACGGTGGTGCTGCCCGGGTCGGTGACGCCCGTCCAGCCGCCCGCCCTGGTGTAGTCGGCGTGGACGCCCCAGGTGCCGTCCACGCTCTGCTGGGCGTCGACGGTCACGGTGCCGTCCGCGCTGATCTCGGCGTAGACGGTGAGGTTGAGGGTGATCACCACGGGCAGCGCGCCGACCATCACGGTCGGGGTGGCGGCGAGCGTGGCGATCGGGATCTTCACCGGCCCGGTGGCGGCGGTCAGGCCCGCGGTGACGTGCCAGTCGGCGTGCGCGCCGAGGTCGAAGCCGACCTTGGCCTGCTGCAGGCTGAGGACGCCGCCCTGGTAGCTGAAGTCCACGCTCGGGTCGAGTTCGATCGAGCCGGTGAGCGTGGCCTTGGCGCCGCCGGGCAGCGGGACGTTGTCGTTCGCGTCCAGCTTCAGCGCGGCCGAGGCGCCGCCGCTGCCGCCGCCGGAGGTGGCGGTGTAGGACACCTTGAGGTCCTTGACCTGCGGGGTGACCTGGATGTTGTGCGGGTCGAGCGCGGTGCGGATGTCGGCCTGGGCCTGGCCGAGCAGTTCGGAGATGGCCGCCGGGCGGGTGCTCGCCTCGACCTTCCCGCCGGCCACCGGCTTGACGTCGGTGATCGCGAGCAGCGCGCCCTGCGGCGCGGCGGCCGAGGGCGGGCTGTCGATCAGCTGGCCGGGGCGGACGGCGGCGACGGCCGAGGCCGAGGCGGTGGCCGACGGCACGGCCGAGGCGGCCCCCGAGGCAGGCGCCGAGGCCTGGGCGGACGCCGGGGCCGAGGCAGCACTGGCCGAGGCACTGGCCGGCGCCGAGGCGGTGGCCGAGGCGCTCGGGCCGGTGCTGCCCTGTCCGGTGCTGCCCTGGGCCGCGTTGTCGGCGGCGGCCAGCACGACCTTGCCGGTCTGCTTGTCGTAGGAGTCCAGCGTGAGGTTGGCCTGGCCGACCGTGGCGGGCCGACCCGACGGAGCGGAGCCGGCCGCGGTCGCCGCCGGGGTGCCGGGCGCACTGGTCCGGGCGGCGGGGGAGGCTCCGGCGGGAGCCTT from Kitasatospora sp. NBC_01250 includes these protein-coding regions:
- a CDS encoding ABC transporter ATP-binding protein, which produces MTTTPVIELSGVSRCYDQGRAALDEVSLTVRAGESVAILGPSGSGKSTLLNLIAGLDRPSSGTVTVDGVRVDQLGEAASARYRRARIGMVFQFFNLLDDLTVADNVVLPAELAGLARGEARRRAAELLDALGIARHAAARPARLSGGERQRVAVARALMNRPALLLADEPTGALDSAAGEEVKALLNELHADGQTIVTVTHDLTLAQACATRTVTLADGRVAGDVTTADGRGAGDATGAVAR
- a CDS encoding sensor histidine kinase; this translates as MTDDHLTSPPAAARLRELRELAERTLGPVRRILPGPGAAPPPAPTRRARVFDAVLALALALAGVHYLMNPMSSGLSAWSGSALLVPLAAVPLALRRRYPLAVLWAVLVLTPPIRHDSGDIAYCAGVLCIVAAYSAAAHGPHRTATLASLPVAAGVLVYLFDGAQLPQFPHAVIALLVLVPVFAVAYEIRMWRRRVDEGHRRLSALEAEQVAALQRAVEHERARIARELHDVVTHNVSVMVIQTGAARKIMDTSPERAREALLAVETGGRAAMAELRQVMGLLTMDSDGAADPAAHAELAPQPGLGRLEALVTGVRQAGMPVELTVLGPRRAVPPGVELAAYRVVQEALTNTVKHASGAAAEVVVEYGADRLRVEVCDTGGRPGPSAAGGNGRGLLGLRERLAVYGGTLTSGPRVSGGYRVRALIPLEAL
- a CDS encoding response regulator transcription factor, with the translated sequence MTEPLRVVVADDQALVRTGFRMILESEGIEVVAEAATGVEAVEAVRRTRPDVVLLDIRMPEMDGLEATRRIVGAGAPGGPDGPRVIILTTFDLDQYVYAALSAGASGFLLKDVSPEHLAGAVRMVRGGDALLAPAITRRLVERFARKDPAAAAVHRDLAALTPRELEVMGLLARGLSNAELAAHLTLSEATVKTHVARILAKLNLRDRAQAVVVAYETGLVSVGGGAAAG